GAAGGCAAGGTCGTGGTCATCGAGGAGTGGGGCGTGAATTGCCCGCCTTGCATCGCCAGCTTGCCGGACATGGCCAAGCTCGCGAAGCGCTATGAGAAGAAGGGCCTCATGGTCATCGGTCTCGAGCGCCAGCAGGGCTCCAAGGAAGAGATCATGAAGCTCCTCAAACCCGCCCGCGTCCAGTATCCAGTCTTCTCCGGCGGCTCCAGCGGCGTCGCCAGCGATGGCATCCCGCACGCCTGTGTTTTCGGCGCGGATGGCAAGCTGATCTGGCACGGCCACCCGATGGACAAGGAGTTCGAGGACTCCGTGAAGGACGCCCTCAAGGCCATCAAGCCCGTCGCTTCACGCTAATCCGGCCAGACTTTTCCCAAGCGCCGCTTCCTTCATGGGAGCGGCGCTTTTTCGTGTCCCTTCGACCGGAGGCGGCAAAAATCAAGATGTGCGGACGGCAGATAGATCGTTACGATCGCTCTATTCCGGAGATGCATGACGACCCCGATCTAAATCCTTATTCTCCTCCGGCGGCGGCTTCCGGTGCCGCGGCCCCTTCAGAGGGGACCGGGCCGCTGAAGGATCCGCGTCTCTTGGGGCGGTTGGCGACCTTCAGCGCGGGAGCTCTGTTCGTGGTGAGGCTGCTTATCCATGTCTTCCCGAACGCTGAAGTGGTCGAACTCTTGGAGAAGATCCAAACGGTGAGTTCGGTAACGACCATGGTACTCTACCTATGGTGGCTTGCGCGCTGCGCGAAAAACACCGCGGTGATCGATCGTCGGAATCAGACCGGTCCCGTGTGGGCGGTCTTTTGCCACTTCGTCCCGGTAGCAAACTGGTTTTCTCCCTGTCTGGTGCTGCGGCGGATCGCGATAACCACCTTCAAGCATCGGGCCGCTGCCGGGATCGGGTACATCGTGATCGCTTGGTGGTTTCTTCTGGTGTCGGCCATTATCCTGGAAGGGATAGAACCTCAAGCGGGGGAACCGATCATGAGTGCCGCCTACTTGGCGCCTTGGGGTTCTCTCGGGGCTCAGGCCTTGGCATTCGCATGTTTTGCATACCTGTTGGCCCGCATCGGCTCTGCTCAAGCTGCGTTCCGGTGGCCGGACCTCCCCGAGTCCGATCGGCCTGGATTCGTCCGATGGTCCGGGCCACGGTCGGCCCCCCGGATGCTCCCGAATGCAAAGGTCACGCGCATTCCGCCGCGCCGTGAACCAGCGTCGCAGCCTCGACGTCTTGCACCACCGCCGCGAACGCAACCCGGCGACGTCAACGAGGCGTAGGGGATAAGATCTCTTCTCAGCCCTCGGGATCAATCCTTACCAGCGTGACCCAGCGCTTGTCGCTGTGCTTCCCGTCCAGCTCGCGCGGTGGTTCCATCACGGAGAGCAAGCGCCACTGGCCTTCCTTCAACCGAATCAGGCCCCCGGTCCGGAAGGAAGCGAAGGCTGGCATGGTGAGATCCAGGCTTTCGTGGCCGAAGTGATCCGCCCCTTGGAACGCCACGTCCTCGAATAGCACCGCCAGGTCCCAGGTCTTCTCTTCCACCGCCACCGCTTGAGCCACCGCAGAAAATGAGGTCCCGGTATTCCGTGTCTCGAACGAGGTCGGTGTCGCCGTGGTCATCAGCCTCTCCAAGGACTCCGGAAGTGTTTGAGGCGGAGGCTCGGGCTTCTCGGTGATCGGTCCGCAGGGTAGGCTCGGCGGCTCGTATTCGGTCGGGTAGATTCGCTCCGAGATCGCTTCCGCCTTCATCTGGGTCGAGGCATCCGCCCCGGTGACCGGGCTATGGATCAGCCTTACGCCTCCCGCGCCGGTCAGGCATTCGGCGCGGAGGGCGGCCAGACTCTCGGCCCCTTGGAGATCGTCCAGGCGCTTTGCCACCTCGATCGCGGGAGCCTCCCAGGTTTCCAGTCGCACCCGGAGTGGCAGGCGGCGCTCCTTCTCCCTGTCCGCCGGGAAGCGCATCACCCGGGAGCTGTCATCGGAGCCATCCAGAAATTCCCAAACACCACCGCCATGGACGCCCAAGTTTTCGGGTAGCGGGTCCGGTTCGGGTGCCACCTCCTGGGCGATGGCAAGGGAGGGAAGCATCGAGCAGAGCACGAGGGGGAGAAGTCGGGTCATGGCCATGTTGTCTGAAACGGATGACCCGCTCGTTCTATTCGGTCAAAATGTGCTCGGGACCCCTTTCCGCAGCTTTCCTGCGCGAAATCCGCATTCCGTCGCGCGCCGTTCGCGTTCATAAGAAGCCCCGTCATGTATTCCGACGCGCTCGCTTCCCACCTCCGCACGACGCTCTCTGAAATCGAATCCGCCGGGCTCTACAAGCGCGAGCGGCTCATCGATTCCACGCAGAACTCGACCGTGCGCCTGAAGGACGGCCGCGAGGTCATCAACATGTGCGCGAACAACTACCTCGGCCTCGCGGATCATCCGGAGGTCGTCGCAGCTGCCCGCGCCTCCGTGGACCGCTGGGGCTTCGGCATGGCCAGTGTGCGCTTCATCTGCGGTACCCAGACTCTCCACAAGCAGCTTGAGGAAAAGATCTCCGAGTTCCTCGGCACGGAGGACACCATCCTCTACCCGAGCTGCTTCGATGCGAATGGCGGCCTCTTCGAGGTCCTCCTCGGCCCCGAGGATGCGGTCATCTCCGACGCGCTCAACCACGCCTCGATCATCGATGGCGTCCGCCTCTGCAAGGCCAAGCGCTACCGCTACGCGAACAACGACATGGCTGATCTGGAAGCCCAGCTCAAGGCCGCGGATGCCGATGGCGCGCGCTTCAAGCTCATCACCACCGATGGCGTGTTCTCCATGGACGGCATCATCTGCGACCTCGATCAGGTCCACGCCCTCGCCGACAAATACAACGCCCTCGTCCACTTCGACGACTGCCACTCCACCGGTTTCCTCGGCGCCCGCGGCCGCGGCACTCACGAGCACTGTGGCCTCTTCGGCAAGATCGATGTGACCACCGGCACTTTGGGCAAGGCGCTCGGTGGTGCCTCCGGTGGCTATACTTCCGGCAAGAAGGAGATCATCGAGCTCCTGCGCCAGCGCTCCCGCCCCTACCTTTTCTCAAACACCATCGCCCCCCCGATCGTCGCCGCCTCGCTGAGGGTTTTCGAAATGCTCGAAGCTTCCACCGAACTCGCCGACCGCGTGAAGGACAACACCACCTACTTCCGCGAGGCCATGGCCGGCACCGGCTTCACCATCGCCGGGAAGGACCATCCGATCTCGCCCGTCATGCTCGGGGATGCCGCCCTGTCCCAGAAGTTTGCCGACAAGCTGCTCGAGCACGGCGTCTACGCCATCGGCTTCTTCTTCCCCGTCGTCCCGCAGGGCAAGGCCCGCATCCGCACCCAAATCAGCGCCGCCCATACCCGCGAGCAACTCGATAAGGGCATCGAAGCCTTCGTGAAGACCGGCAAGGAGCTCGGCGTGATTTGATCAAGGAGGGGGTGCGTCTCGCGCCCTATACCTTCTCGAATGGTAACGTCCTCCCCCCCAATCTTTCGCTACCTCTCCAGATCGAAAGTCTGGTCCGTCGGCTCCAGCAGGATCCGGTGGTTCCCACACACCTCGTGCAGTGCTTCCACCAGCACCGGCAGACGGGTCCCGTCCTTCAGCACCACGCCGTATCGCACCAGCGTCCGGTCGCTGCCGTCCTGCGGCACGGTCGCCATCAAGCGGCTCTCCAGCGTGTGGTTTGCGAAGACCGGCGAGAGGATGCTCTGAAAATCCGAATCCGCCGCCAAGCTCACCGTGAGCATGTGCGATGAACGCTTCGGCGCGAAGGCATTGCGCGAGTGGAGATAGAAGATCACTCCTGCACCCAGCAGGGTCACGAAGGCGGCGGTGAAGTAATGCCCCGATCCCGCCACCATCCCGACCGCGATCGCGAAGAACGCGAAGGCCAGGTCCATCGAGCGTCCGACACTCGATGGAAAGCGGATCAACGAAAAGGCCGCGAACATCGCCAGACCGATCGAGACGCTCTTGCTTACGACCATGATCAGCGCCGCGGTGACCACTGAGATCATCACCAGCGTGTGCGAGTAGTCCTGCGTGTGACCGGCACCGCGCGCGGTGAAGCGGTGCAGCCAAGCGATTCCGCAGGCCAGCACCACCGTCACCAGCAGCGCCAGCGCGGCCGATCCCGGATCAATCGCGTTCGGTGGAACCATCCACTCCGGCAGGGCGAGGGCGAGCTGCATGATCAGAGGCGGGTGAGGTTCAGGCGCAGGAAGCGCTTTGCGTTCGGCGCGATGCTTGCCTCGCTCAGGCGGACCACGATCGTTTCTGTTAGACCGTCTCCATTGTCGGCGGCCGAGACCTGCACCAAGCTCGCAGATCCCCAAGTCGTGAGATCGGGAGAAGCTTGCACGCGATAGCGCAGACCATTCGCCGTGTAGTCGCCCGGGCTTCCCGTGCCGCCTTTCTGTCGCGAGAAGGACAGCGCCAGATAGTTCTGCCCGCTGATCTGCATCAC
The genomic region above belongs to Luteolibacter rhizosphaerae and contains:
- a CDS encoding DUF4328 domain-containing protein: MSLRPEAAKIKMCGRQIDRYDRSIPEMHDDPDLNPYSPPAAASGAAAPSEGTGPLKDPRLLGRLATFSAGALFVVRLLIHVFPNAEVVELLEKIQTVSSVTTMVLYLWWLARCAKNTAVIDRRNQTGPVWAVFCHFVPVANWFSPCLVLRRIAITTFKHRAAAGIGYIVIAWWFLLVSAIILEGIEPQAGEPIMSAAYLAPWGSLGAQALAFACFAYLLARIGSAQAAFRWPDLPESDRPGFVRWSGPRSAPRMLPNAKVTRIPPRREPASQPRRLAPPPRTQPGDVNEA
- a CDS encoding DUF4956 domain-containing protein, translating into MQLALALPEWMVPPNAIDPGSAALALLVTVVLACGIAWLHRFTARGAGHTQDYSHTLVMISVVTAALIMVVSKSVSIGLAMFAAFSLIRFPSSVGRSMDLAFAFFAIAVGMVAGSGHYFTAAFVTLLGAGVIFYLHSRNAFAPKRSSHMLTVSLAADSDFQSILSPVFANHTLESRLMATVPQDGSDRTLVRYGVVLKDGTRLPVLVEALHEVCGNHRILLEPTDQTFDLER
- a CDS encoding TlpA disulfide reductase family protein, translated to MKAITSIVAALCALALPAMADKKDKDAASVPDTTLSKAQIPAEVVNGVEFDKASLEGKVVVIEEWGVNCPPCIASLPDMAKLAKRYEKKGLMVIGLERQQGSKEEIMKLLKPARVQYPVFSGGSSGVASDGIPHACVFGADGKLIWHGHPMDKEFEDSVKDALKAIKPVASR
- the kbl gene encoding glycine C-acetyltransferase is translated as MYSDALASHLRTTLSEIESAGLYKRERLIDSTQNSTVRLKDGREVINMCANNYLGLADHPEVVAAARASVDRWGFGMASVRFICGTQTLHKQLEEKISEFLGTEDTILYPSCFDANGGLFEVLLGPEDAVISDALNHASIIDGVRLCKAKRYRYANNDMADLEAQLKAADADGARFKLITTDGVFSMDGIICDLDQVHALADKYNALVHFDDCHSTGFLGARGRGTHEHCGLFGKIDVTTGTLGKALGGASGGYTSGKKEIIELLRQRSRPYLFSNTIAPPIVAASLRVFEMLEASTELADRVKDNTTYFREAMAGTGFTIAGKDHPISPVMLGDAALSQKFADKLLEHGVYAIGFFFPVVPQGKARIRTQISAAHTREQLDKGIEAFVKTGKELGVI